The Oscillospiraceae bacterium genome contains the following window.
GCATAAAGTATTTCATGGACAACCCCATACAAAGGAGGAATTTTTTCATGCAAGTTGATTTGATCTTTCGCATCGCCGCCATCGGCATACTCGTGTCGGTGCTGCACTTGTTGCTCAAACATTCGGGACGCGAAGAACAGGCGATGGTGACGACTATTGCAGGGCTTGTTGTTGTGTTGATGATGGTGCTGAATGAAATCAATACATTGTTTGAGTCGGTGCGAACGATGTTTGGTTTTTGAACCAATATGGGAAAGCAAGGTAACTTAGCGTATACTTGAGCCGTGTAGTTGATGTACACAGAGGAGAAAATTCATGGAAGAGCTGATGAGAATTGCGACGCTTGCTGTTCTGGGATTGGCCATGACGCTGTTGTTGAAGCGCGATGTACCGCCGTTGGCACTAATTGTAACGATTGCGCTAATTATTGCAATATTGATGATGGCAATTAACACGTTGGGGCAGGTCAATGCATTCATCATGCGCGCCGCTGAAGTGGCGGAACTGAATGGTGATATTCTTGTGCCGTTAATGAAAACGGTGGCAATTGCTGTTATTGTGCGTGTATTTGCTTCACTTTGCCGTGATGCGTGTGAGACGGCAATTGCAGCCGCCGTAGAAATCGCGGGTGCGGCGATTGCGCTGGTGTTACTGTTGCCATTGTTTAACGCGGTGCTGGAACTGACGGTGCATTTACTATGAAAATATTGTTGATGATATTGTTGGCATTGCTTGTTATGGCGCTGAGCGGCTATGCTTATGAAGACACCGTGCCGCAAGATATCGTTGATGCAGTGGGCGTTGAAGATATTGTTCACGCATTGCCTGGCGAAGCGGCTGACCTAATGCACGGTATGACGCCGTATAATGCAAGAAATTGGCAGGCTACATTTAATAACCTTATCGGGCAAGCAGGACGCGAGGCCGGTGGCGCGTTACGGACGGCGTTGTTGGGATTGCTTGTGATAGTTGCGATTTTGCTCATTTGCGGCATGGTGGATGGGCTGCGTGAGGGTGAGGATGTCAATGGGCATGACTTTGTGCAGACCGGAGGTGCGTTGGCGATTGGCGTGACGGCATTGATGCAGGTCAATGGGCTGTTGCAGCTAGGCAGCCGAATGATTGAGCAGTTGACGACATTTTCTAACGTATTGATTCCCACGATGACAACAGTCGCTATCGTGAGCGGGCAACCGGGGGCGGCACTTGCCAAGCAGTCCGCGGCAGTGCTTTTTGGCGGAATATTGATGAATGTGATTCAGGGTGTGTTGATTCCGCTGTTATATGGTTATATCGCGCTGTCTGTCGCGCATGCGGCGGTTGGGCATGATACGCTTGGCAAGATAGCACAATTGTTGAAATGGATAGCCTCGCGACTACTTATCATCTTGATGACGCTGTATACGCTGTTCCTGAGTTTGTCAGGAGTATTGGCGGGCGCAACTGATAATTTAGCGCTGCGTGGCACGAAAGCGGCAATTAATGTCGTGCCGGTAGTAGGCGGAATTATCTCAGGCGCGGCCGATAGTGTGATGGCAGGCGCGACGCTGGTACGGGCGTCAATTGGCGTGTTTGGTTTGCTGGCGATGGTTGCGTTGGTGTTGACGCCGTTTATTCAGATGTCGATGTCATATCTTGTATTCAAAGTTGGCGCGGCGGTTGCGCCTGTGATGAGCAGATCAAAGCTCAATACATTGGTTGCTGATATTGGCGCGGCATTTGGGCTGTTATTGGGTATGGTGGGCGCAGCGTTCTTTATCAACTTCATTTCGGTATTGGCGTTAATGATGGGGGTGCGATTGTAGATGGTGCATGATTTCATCAGAAACTGGGTCATGAGCTTGACGGGTACGGGAATTGTTGTTGCTGTAGCGTTGGCGTTAACGCCGGAGGGGACGATTAAGAAGATTGTGCGGTTGGGAGCAAGTATAATTTTATTGCTTATGGTGCTACGGCCGATTTTTCATATTGTCAATATGGATTGGGTGTTTGACACCCATATGGCCGTGTTGACGACTGAGCAAGGACAGGAAATTGCGTTAGAGGCACAAAAAGAGCGCATAGCTGACCGGCTGTCCGCATATATATCTGCCATGGGAACGGGGTTGGACGTTGACGTCAATGTGGTCGTTGAGCAGGGGATGCTGACTATTGATAGTGTAGAAATCAATTATCCGCGAAATATGCCCATTACGGACATTGAAAGCATTACTCGTAGAATTGTCGAAGGCTATGGACTGCCTGCGTACAGGCAAAATTGGAGGAAGAGATGAAGTACGATGCAGAAAAATTGAAAAGCGTATTAAGCAAGTATAAATATCTGTTGATTGTAGTGGCCATGGGGGTGGCTTTGCTGATATGGCCATCAAGTCGACAGTCGACTGTAGGACAGACATCGTCTGCACAGGCAGAATATGCGCAAATGTTCAGCACCGCTGAGATGGAAACGCGATTAAGTGAGGCTTTGGCTCGTGTAGAGGGTGTGGGGCGTGTGGAAGTTGTATTGACATTGCGGAGCGGCACGGAAACGGTCTTTCAGACTGAGAATTCAAAGCGTGTTTCGCAGCAGCGCGAGAACGGAGAGACGATTGACTACAACAATGATACGACAGAATCAACCCTTGTGTTGGCGCGGGGTGGGGGAGTGCAAGAACCGGCTGTCGTTATGAAACGTTCGCCAGAATTTATGGGCGCGCTTATCATCGCTGACGGCGGCAATGAGCAGGTCGTGGCGTTACAAATCATCAACGCTGTCACAGCGCTGACGGGAATCCCGTCGGATAGAATCGCTGTTGTGGGTATGCAAACACCTGCTGAGTAATAAAAATTTGGAGGAAGAAAAAATGAAAATCTGGCAGAGAAACGCAGTTGTAGCAGTGGTCGTGTTGTTTGTAGCCATCTCGGTGTACTTAAGTTGGTCGTACAACCAAGAGCTTGACATCAATGCTGATGTGCCCGTCCACGCGCCGCTGGGAGGCGATGAAAGCACGCCGGCAGGAATAGGTGAAACACTGTCGACCGAGCGTCAAGCATATTTTGCCGAGGCTAGGCTGACGCGACAACGAGCACGTGACAGCGCATTAGCGATGCTTAACGAAGTAAACGCGACACCGGCATCAACGCAGGAAGTGCGTGACAAGGCAAGTGAAGATATTCGTGTCATTGCTGAATATGCTATGTTAGAAGCCACCATTGAGGGATTAATTCGTGCCCAAGGTTTTGCAGATAGTGTAGCTTACATCAGCGAGTCGCGATTGACAATCGTTGTCGCTGCACCCGAGGGTGGATTGACGGCAGTTGACGTGGCGAGAATTAAGAATATCGCATTGAATGAGACGTCGTATACTATTGAGCAAATAAGCATTATGGAGGCATAGGGCAATCGCCCGGTAGTGCTATTTACAAAAACAATAAACATATGCTATAATACAAACACTACCAAAGAATGTTGAGGTGAGTACTATGAGTGAATATAGCAAAGATTTGGGCGTTGTCCATATCTCCCATGATGTGATAGCCTCGATTGCGGCGATTGCGGCATCGGAAGTCGAGGGTGTGCATAGTTTATCCACGGGCGCCCGGGCTGACTTGCGCGGTAAGCGAAATATTGCCAAAGGCGTGAAAATTACAATTGAAAATGGCAATGTGACCTGCTATCTATTTATCCTTGTCAAGCGTGATTGTCCGATTTTGGATGTATCAAAGGCTGTACAGGAAAATGTCAAATCGCATATCGAGTCGATGACGGGGCTGCACGTAGCGGCAGTCAATGTGAATGTTGCCGGCGTGGCGTTTGGCAAAACGGAACGCAAGGCATGACCCGTAAGCAAGCTCGCGAGGCGGCGTTTCACGCGTTGTTTGCCTTGACATTTTCGCCGGAGGCAAATCAAAAAGAAATTATTGACTTGCTCTCGCCCATCGCGCAAGCCGCATGGCGCGATGAATGCGACATTTACAACAATCCAGCGCACGAAGAAGCTGAATACATCGAAGCCGCGGTGCTTGGCGTGACTGCCAGTGCTGCGGCTCTTGATGCGTCTATTGAGCAACACGCCAAAGGCTGGGCAATGGGACGTATTAGCCGCGTGGCACGGACGTTGATGCGTATGGCAATTTTTGAGCCTACTGCGATTGACGGTGTGACGCAGGCCACGGCAATCAACGAAGCTGTTAAGTTGTGCAAGCGCTACGACAGTGAAGAGGCGGCAGCGTTCATTAATGGTGTGTTGGGTTCGATTGCGCGCAGTGATGAGGGTGAAAAAGCATGATGCCTATCACGGTCACGGAGTTAAATGAATACGTCAAGTCATTGCTTGAACGTGATGACGTTTTGCAAAATGTGTTGGTGCGCGGCGAGCTGTCGAACTACAAAATTTACGGCTCGGGGCATCATTATTTTTCTCTGAAAGATGCCGACTCAGCTATCCGTTGTGTCATGTTTAAGGGACAAGCCTCTAAACTGAAATTTGCACCCAAAGACGGTATGCGGGCATTGTTGACAGGGCGTGTGTCGGTGTATCCGCGCGATGGCGCATACCAGTTGTACGTCAATGAGGTGATTCCCGACGGCGTTGGCGATTTGGCGCTGGCGTTTGAACAGTTGAAAGAAAAATTGCACAGCGAGGGGTTGTTTGATACGCGGCATAAAAAATCATTGCCGCGTATGCCGCGCAAGGTGGCACTCGTGACATCACCGACAGGGGCTGTCGTGCACGATATGATGCAGATTTTAAAGCGGCGGTATCCGCTTTGTAAGGTGTTGATTTGCCCTGTGCGTGTGCAAGGTGTGGAGGCACCGGGCGAAATTGTTACCATGATTGAAACACTCAATCGCTTGCGGGCAGTCGATTTAATGATTGTCGGGCGTGGCGGGGGCAGTTTGGAAGATTTATGGGCGTTCAATGATGAGCGCGTGGCGCGAGCGATTTTTGCGTCAGACATCCCTGTGGTGTCGGCGGTAGGGCATGAGCCGGACATGACGATTGCCGACTTTGTCGCTGATGTGCGGGCAAGCACGCCGTCACACGCGGCGGAGATTGTTACGCCGGATAGGTTGGAGTTGCGCGACGGTTTGCAAGCGCAGTTGTCGCGCATGGGTTTGGCGTTGCGGCGGCGGTTGGGGCGTGAACGGGAGCGGATGATATTTTTGGCCGAGCGGCGCGTGTTGCGCGAATCGGCGCATTATGTGCAGGACAGGCGGTTGCAGTTGGACAGGCTGTCAAGTCATATACAATCACAGCTTGAACGGCGCATTGCCGAAGCCAAAAGCCAAACGACGGCTTATGCGGGCAGGCTCGATGCGTTGAGCCCGTTGCGGGTGCTGGACCGCGGGTATGCCATTGCGCAAGACGGTGAGGGCAGGGCGGTGCGGTCGGTAAAGAAAGTAAACGTGGGCGATACGCTGTCGCTACGGTTGCGCGACGGCGAATTGGCGGCGAATATTACAGAGGTGAAGAAGCAATGAGCAAGAAAAAGACGTCTTACGAAGAAAATGTCAAACGCTTAGAGGAAATCACTGTTTCTCTGGAAAAGGGTGATTTGCCGCTGGATGAGTCGTTGAAATTGTTTGAGGAGGGCACTAAACTGGTGCGTGAATCGACGAAAATGCTTGATGAGGCGGAGCAGAAAGTCTTTATGCTGGTGCAGAATGAGGACGGCGAATACGAGGCTGCGGAGAATGAGTAGGGTAGAGGTGGTGTAGTTAGTTTATATGTTGAACATGTGCTAGAGAGGTAATTCCATGAGTGCTAAAAAAGGGGCTGTGCTAATGTTGTGTGTCACGATAATAATTATGCTGGTAGTTTGTGGTCTTTTTGCTCCGACAATTGATGGGCGTTGGGAAAAAAGCGGCCAACCTTTTTCAACGTTTGTGCTTCTTTTTGGAACAAACGGCACAGTCTATCATTGGCAACACCGTTTTGTTGGGGATGGCGATAGGCCTTGGGACACTGTGGATGTTGAATATCCGTCACTAAATTGGCGCATTGAGGATGGAAAGATTGTCCTTTATAATGATATAATGGAAGAACGTATACCTTTTTGCATTTCATCGAGCGGATTACTCACCTTTTTGGAACCTAGCTACTTCTTTGGTGACATGACCGGATATGAGTTTATTCGCTCTAGCTAGATAAATCGGAGGTGTCCTCCATGATAAATAACTACGATGATTTTATCGCGCAACTCTTGAATGCCGGCTTTTCGATGGGCGCCGGCAATGATGAGGGTGTGTTTGCATTGCTTTCGCATAACTGGGACAATACGCCGGAGGATTGTCTGCTGCAATGGCATACCGGCGACGCTGACACTGATCCGTGGGTGTGGCGTATGCGTGTGCTGGACGAGCGGGATGATGTGGCGTATAGCAAGTTTTTCTTCAAAAAGTCGGGTTATATTACGCGGGAATGGTATCCATACTTTTTGGCAGCGCGGCGTGGTGGCAGGACTTTTGATGAGGCTTATGCTGACGGCACGATGAGTCAATATGCCAAGCGGATTTATCATGCCGTTGCCGAAAATGGCGCGTTGCCGTTGGATGAAATCAAGCGACAAGGCGGTTTTTCGCGAGATGAGAAGCCAAAGTTTGATGGGGCGTTGGTTGA
Protein-coding sequences here:
- the spoIIIAC gene encoding stage III sporulation protein AC, producing the protein MQVDLIFRIAAIGILVSVLHLLLKHSGREEQAMVTTIAGLVVVLMMVLNEINTLFESVRTMFGF
- a CDS encoding stage III sporulation protein AD; its protein translation is MEELMRIATLAVLGLAMTLLLKRDVPPLALIVTIALIIAILMMAINTLGQVNAFIMRAAEVAELNGDILVPLMKTVAIAVIVRVFASLCRDACETAIAAAVEIAGAAIALVLLLPLFNAVLELTVHLL
- a CDS encoding stage III sporulation protein AE yields the protein MKILLMILLALLVMALSGYAYEDTVPQDIVDAVGVEDIVHALPGEAADLMHGMTPYNARNWQATFNNLIGQAGREAGGALRTALLGLLVIVAILLICGMVDGLREGEDVNGHDFVQTGGALAIGVTALMQVNGLLQLGSRMIEQLTTFSNVLIPTMTTVAIVSGQPGAALAKQSAAVLFGGILMNVIQGVLIPLLYGYIALSVAHAAVGHDTLGKIAQLLKWIASRLLIILMTLYTLFLSLSGVLAGATDNLALRGTKAAINVVPVVGGIISGAADSVMAGATLVRASIGVFGLLAMVALVLTPFIQMSMSYLVFKVGAAVAPVMSRSKLNTLVADIGAAFGLLLGMVGAAFFINFISVLALMMGVRL
- a CDS encoding stage III sporulation protein AF; this encodes MVHDFIRNWVMSLTGTGIVVAVALALTPEGTIKKIVRLGASIILLLMVLRPIFHIVNMDWVFDTHMAVLTTEQGQEIALEAQKERIADRLSAYISAMGTGLDVDVNVVVEQGMLTIDSVEINYPRNMPITDIESITRRIVEGYGLPAYRQNWRKR
- a CDS encoding SpoIIIAH-like family protein, with the translated sequence MKIWQRNAVVAVVVLFVAISVYLSWSYNQELDINADVPVHAPLGGDESTPAGIGETLSTERQAYFAEARLTRQRARDSALAMLNEVNATPASTQEVRDKASEDIRVIAEYAMLEATIEGLIRAQGFADSVAYISESRLTIVVAAPEGGLTAVDVARIKNIALNETSYTIEQISIMEA
- a CDS encoding Asp23/Gls24 family envelope stress response protein, with protein sequence MSEYSKDLGVVHISHDVIASIAAIAASEVEGVHSLSTGARADLRGKRNIAKGVKITIENGNVTCYLFILVKRDCPILDVSKAVQENVKSHIESMTGLHVAAVNVNVAGVAFGKTERKA
- the nusB gene encoding transcription antitermination factor NusB gives rise to the protein MTRKQAREAAFHALFALTFSPEANQKEIIDLLSPIAQAAWRDECDIYNNPAHEEAEYIEAAVLGVTASAAALDASIEQHAKGWAMGRISRVARTLMRMAIFEPTAIDGVTQATAINEAVKLCKRYDSEEAAAFINGVLGSIARSDEGEKA
- the xseA gene encoding exodeoxyribonuclease VII large subunit — encoded protein: MMPITVTELNEYVKSLLERDDVLQNVLVRGELSNYKIYGSGHHYFSLKDADSAIRCVMFKGQASKLKFAPKDGMRALLTGRVSVYPRDGAYQLYVNEVIPDGVGDLALAFEQLKEKLHSEGLFDTRHKKSLPRMPRKVALVTSPTGAVVHDMMQILKRRYPLCKVLICPVRVQGVEAPGEIVTMIETLNRLRAVDLMIVGRGGGSLEDLWAFNDERVARAIFASDIPVVSAVGHEPDMTIADFVADVRASTPSHAAEIVTPDRLELRDGLQAQLSRMGLALRRRLGRERERMIFLAERRVLRESAHYVQDRRLQLDRLSSHIQSQLERRIAEAKSQTTAYAGRLDALSPLRVLDRGYAIAQDGEGRAVRSVKKVNVGDTLSLRLRDGELAANITEVKKQ
- the xseB gene encoding exodeoxyribonuclease VII small subunit — protein: MSKKKTSYEENVKRLEEITVSLEKGDLPLDESLKLFEEGTKLVRESTKMLDEAEQKVFMLVQNEDGEYEAAENE